A genomic window from Macaca mulatta isolate MMU2019108-1 chromosome 19, T2T-MMU8v2.0, whole genome shotgun sequence includes:
- the LOC722780 gene encoding leukocyte immunoglobulin-like receptor subfamily A member 3 isoform X3, with translation MHRGLIHLQSRVLGGDAMIPILTVLICLGLSLGPRTRVQAGILPKPTLWAEPDHVITQGSPVTLRCQGNLEALGYHLYRERKSASWITSIRPELVRKGQFPIPSITWEDAGRYRCQYYSHSWWSEPSDPLELVVTGAYREPTLSALPSPVVASGGNVTLQCDSQVPFGGFILCKEGEDEHPQCLNSQPRTRGASRAVFSVVPVSPSRRWSYRCYGYDSSFPYVWSLPSDLLELLVPGVSKKPSLSVQPGPVVAPGEKLTLQCGSDVGYDRFVLYKEGERDFLQRPGRQPQAGLSQANFPLGPVRVSHGGQYRCSGAHNLSSEWSAPSDPLDILIAGQNQARPSLAVHPGPTVASGENVTLLCQSQGWMDTFLLTKEGAADAPLSLKSKYRSHMYQAEFPMSPVTSAHAGTYRCYASFSSNPYLLTHPSEPLELEVSGQHPQDYTVENLIRMGVAGLVLVVLGILLFEAQHRQRSPQDAAGR, from the exons ATG CACCGAGGGCTCATCCATCTGCAGAGCAGGGTTTTGGGAGGAGACGCCATGATACCCATCCTCACGGTGCTGATCTGTCTCG GGCTGAGTCTGGGCCCCAGGACCCGCGTGCAGGCAG GAATCCTCCCCAAGCCCACACTCTGGGCTGAGCCAGACCATGTGATCACCCAGGGGAGTCCTGTGACCCTCAGGTGTCAGGGAAACCTTGAAGCCCTGGGGTACCATCTATATAGGGAGAGAAAATCAGCATCCTGGATTACATCGATACGACCAGAGCTTGTAAGGAAGGGCCAGTTCCCCATCCCATCCATCACCTGGGAAGACGCAGGGCGGTATCGCTGTCAGTATTACAGCCACAGttggtggtcagagcccagcgaCCCCCTGGAGCTGGTGGTGACAG GAGCCTACAGAGAACCCACCCTctcagccctgcccagccctgtgGTGGCCTCAGGAGGGAACGTGACCCTCCAGTGTGACTCACAGGTGCCATTTGGCGGCTTCATTCTGTGTAAGGAAGGAGAAGATGAACACCCACAATGCCTGAACTCTCAGCCCCGTACCCGTGGGGCATCCCGGGCCGTCTTCTCCGTGGTCCCCGTGAGCCCGAGTCGCAGGTGGTCGTACCGGTGCTATGGTTATGACTCAAGCTTTCCCTATGTGTGGTCTTTACCCAGTGATCTCCTGGAGCTCCTGGTCCCAG GTGTTTCTAAGAAGCCGTCACTGTCAGTGCAGCCGGGTCCTGTCGtggcccctggggagaagctgaCCCTCCAGTGTGGCTCTGATGTCGGCTATGACAGATTCGTTCTGTACAAGGAGGGAGAACGTGACTTCCTCCAGCGCCCTGGCCGGCAGCCCCAGGCTGGGCTCTCCCAGGCCAACTTCCCCCTGGGCCCTGTAAGGGTGTCCCATGGGGGCCAGTACAGATGCTCCGGTGCACACAACCTCTCCTCCGAGTGGTCGGCCCCCAGTGACCCCCTGGACATCCTGATCGCAG GACAGAACCAGGCCAGACCCTCCCTCGCAGTGCatccgggccccacggtggcctcagGAGAGAACGTGACCCTGCTGTGTCAGTCACAGGGATGGATGGACACTTTCCTTCTGACCAAGGAGGGAGCAGCTGATGCCCCCCTGAGTCTGAAATCCAAGTACCGGTCTCATATGTACCAGGCTGAATTTCCCATGAGTCCTGTGACCTCAGCCCACGCGGGGACCTACAGGTGCTACGCCTCATTCAGCTCCAACCCCTACCTGCTGACTCACCCCAGTGAGCCCCTGGAGCTCGAGGTCTCAG